In the genome of Dioscorea cayenensis subsp. rotundata cultivar TDr96_F1 chromosome 1, TDr96_F1_v2_PseudoChromosome.rev07_lg8_w22 25.fasta, whole genome shotgun sequence, one region contains:
- the LOC120263295 gene encoding NAC domain-containing protein 21/22-like isoform X2, with translation MGLRDIESTLPPGFRFHPSDEELVCHYLYKKVANKMVSNEGTMVEVNLHSLEPWELPVAKLNAKEWYFFSFRDRKYATGLRTNRATKTGYWKATGKDRIVYHPSTKSIVGMRKTLVFYSGRAPNGLKTCWVMHEFRLDTPNSPPKEDWVLCRVFHKRKEERVSVINDQEDYSTSSLLTDQPLILDNCFDLLGSSCTSVQHQEDMIISDNPLLNMALMHYNFIDYPQDDDTSQMIEIGSRWKDDHCVLLFDEEIRP, from the exons ATGGGATTAAGGGATATTGAAAGCACTCTCCCTCCAGGGTTTAGATTCCATCCAAGTGATGAAGAACTTGTTTGCCATTATCTTTACAAGAAGGTGGCCAATAAGATGGTTTCTAATGAAGGAACAATGGTGGAAGTGAACTTGCATTCTCTTGAACCATGGGAGCTCCCAG TGGCAAAACTCAATGCAAAAGAATGGTACTTCTTTAGTTTTCGAGACCGAAAATACGCGACCGGTTTGCGTACTAATCGAGCTACAAAAACCGGTTATTGGAAGGCGACCGGAAAAGACCGTATAGTTTACCATCCTTCAACAAAATCCATTGTTGGAATGAGAAAGACACTGGTTTTTTATAGTGGAAGAGCTCCAAATGGGTTGAAAACATGTTGGGTCATGCATGAGTTCAGGCTAGATACACCAAATAGTCCTCCAAAG GAGGATTGGGTTTTATGTAGAGTTTTTCACAAGAGGAAAGAGGAGAGAGTGAGTGTGATTAATGATCAAGAGGATTATTCAACTTCTTCTCTTCTTACAGACCAACCATTAATCCTtgataattgttttgatttactTGGTTCATCATGCACAAGTGTTCAACATCAAGAGGACATGATCATTAGTGATAATCCTTTACTTAATATGGCATTAATGCATTATAACTTCATTGATTATCCTCAAGATGATGACACTTCACAGATGATAGAGATTGGATCAAGATGGAAGGATGATCACTGTGTGCTCCtttttgatgaagaaataagaCCATga
- the LOC120263295 gene encoding NAC domain-containing protein 21/22-like isoform X1: MGLRDIESTLPPGFRFHPSDEELVCHYLYKKVANKMVSNEGTMVEVNLHSLEPWELPEVAKLNAKEWYFFSFRDRKYATGLRTNRATKTGYWKATGKDRIVYHPSTKSIVGMRKTLVFYSGRAPNGLKTCWVMHEFRLDTPNSPPKEDWVLCRVFHKRKEERVSVINDQEDYSTSSLLTDQPLILDNCFDLLGSSCTSVQHQEDMIISDNPLLNMALMHYNFIDYPQDDDTSQMIEIGSRWKDDHCVLLFDEEIRP, from the exons ATGGGATTAAGGGATATTGAAAGCACTCTCCCTCCAGGGTTTAGATTCCATCCAAGTGATGAAGAACTTGTTTGCCATTATCTTTACAAGAAGGTGGCCAATAAGATGGTTTCTAATGAAGGAACAATGGTGGAAGTGAACTTGCATTCTCTTGAACCATGGGAGCTCCCAG AAGTGGCAAAACTCAATGCAAAAGAATGGTACTTCTTTAGTTTTCGAGACCGAAAATACGCGACCGGTTTGCGTACTAATCGAGCTACAAAAACCGGTTATTGGAAGGCGACCGGAAAAGACCGTATAGTTTACCATCCTTCAACAAAATCCATTGTTGGAATGAGAAAGACACTGGTTTTTTATAGTGGAAGAGCTCCAAATGGGTTGAAAACATGTTGGGTCATGCATGAGTTCAGGCTAGATACACCAAATAGTCCTCCAAAG GAGGATTGGGTTTTATGTAGAGTTTTTCACAAGAGGAAAGAGGAGAGAGTGAGTGTGATTAATGATCAAGAGGATTATTCAACTTCTTCTCTTCTTACAGACCAACCATTAATCCTtgataattgttttgatttactTGGTTCATCATGCACAAGTGTTCAACATCAAGAGGACATGATCATTAGTGATAATCCTTTACTTAATATGGCATTAATGCATTATAACTTCATTGATTATCCTCAAGATGATGACACTTCACAGATGATAGAGATTGGATCAAGATGGAAGGATGATCACTGTGTGCTCCtttttgatgaagaaataagaCCATga
- the LOC120259729 gene encoding protein LIGHT-DEPENDENT SHORT HYPOCOTYLS 3-like, whose protein sequence is MEIGTSPGSPICDGTKSTTSPHTSPSSSTSNSASPSRYESQKRRDWNTFGQYLKNHRPPLSLSRCSGAHVLEFLRYLDQFGKTKVHTQMCPFFGHPNPPAPCPCPLKQAWGSLDALIGRLRAAYEENGGKPDSNPFGARAVRLYLREVREMQAKARGISYEKKKRKKPQLLPSHPSSSST, encoded by the coding sequence ATGGAGATAGGAACAAGCCCAGGGAGTCCAATATGTGATGGAACAAAGAGTACTACAAGCCCTCACacttcaccatcatcatcaacttcaaACTCTGCCTCACCGAGTCGCTATGAATCCCAGAAACGTAGAGACTGGAACACTTTCGGTCAATATCTCAAGAACCACAGGCCACCACTTTCACTCTCCCGTTGCAGTGGTGCTCATGTTCTTGAATTCCTCCGTTATCTTGATCAGTTCGGCAAAACTAAAGTTCACACTCAGATGTGCCCTTTCTTTGGCCACCCCAACCCACCAGCTCCTTGTCCTTGCCCTTTGAAACAAGCTTGGGGAAGTCTTGATGCTCTCATCGGCCGTCTCCGTGCTGCTTATGAAGAGAATGGTGGTAAGCCTGATTCTAATCCTTTTGGTGCTCGAGCTGTTAGGCTTTATCTTCGAGAAGTCCGGGAGATGCAAGCCAAGGCTCGTGGCATTAGTTATGAGAAGAAGAAGCGCAAGAAGCCTCAATTGCTTCCTTCTCATCCTTCATCTAGTTCAACTTGA